One part of the Fusobacterium pseudoperiodonticum genome encodes these proteins:
- a CDS encoding RNA-guided endonuclease TnpB family protein codes for MANYVLTLALKTELWQEHILEKRLNIARMIYNSCLSEILKRHRKMINSSEYKEISNLDKKEQSKRYKELDKKYSISKFELNKYVKPMTQKFKKNIGSQMGQELAERAFATYEKFKYGKAKKVYFKSYENFYSVREKGNITGLRFFKEDCCISWLGLKIPIIIKNNDKYAQSCFLDKLLYCRLLKRVVNGKNKYYVQITFEGTPPKKHKVGGENEIGIDIGTSTIAIVSDNKVELKILAKNIEINEKEKIRLQRKLDRQRRGNNPNKYNADGTINIENKEKWKKSKSYLKTKLKLSNLQRKIAEKRKQSHNILANSILEIGTIVKVENMSFKGLQRRSKKTEISEKTGKFKKKKRFGKSLSNRAPALLIEIINRKLEYIGKNIIKIDTFKVKASQLNHSTNEYEKKSLSKRWVEILGNKIQRDLYSAFLIKNVKENLEEVNIEKAQKEFKNFVKLHNEEIERIKKGNVKTLKCMGF; via the coding sequence ATGGCGAATTATGTATTGACATTAGCTTTAAAAACTGAACTATGGCAAGAACATATTTTAGAAAAGAGACTAAATATAGCCAGAATGATATATAATTCTTGCCTTAGTGAAATTCTTAAAAGACATAGAAAAATGATAAATTCTTCTGAATATAAAGAAATCAGTAATTTAGATAAAAAAGAGCAATCTAAAAGATATAAAGAATTAGATAAAAAATATTCAATATCTAAATTTGAATTAAATAAGTATGTGAAACCTATGACACAAAAATTTAAAAAGAATATCGGTTCTCAAATGGGACAAGAGTTAGCTGAAAGAGCTTTTGCGACTTATGAAAAATTTAAGTATGGTAAAGCTAAAAAAGTATATTTTAAAAGTTATGAAAATTTCTATTCTGTTAGAGAAAAAGGTAATATTACAGGACTTAGATTTTTTAAAGAAGATTGTTGCATCTCTTGGTTAGGCTTAAAGATTCCTATAATAATAAAAAATAATGATAAATATGCACAAAGTTGTTTTTTAGATAAGTTATTGTATTGTAGGTTACTTAAGAGAGTTGTAAATGGAAAAAATAAATACTATGTTCAAATAACTTTTGAAGGGACACCTCCTAAAAAACATAAAGTTGGTGGAGAAAACGAAATTGGAATTGATATAGGAACTTCAACAATAGCAATCGTTAGTGATAATAAAGTAGAATTAAAGATTTTAGCTAAAAATATAGAAATAAATGAAAAAGAAAAAATAAGACTACAAAGAAAACTAGATAGACAGAGAAGAGGAAACAATCCTAATAAATACAATGCTGATGGTACTATTAATATAGAAAATAAAGAAAAATGGAAAAAGAGCAAATCATATCTAAAAACAAAGTTAAAACTTTCAAATTTACAGAGAAAAATCGCAGAGAAAAGAAAGCAATCTCATAATATTTTAGCGAATAGTATACTAGAAATTGGAACAATAGTAAAAGTTGAAAATATGAGTTTTAAAGGTTTACAGAGAAGAAGCAAGAAAACTGAAATATCTGAAAAAACTGGAAAATTTAAAAAGAAAAAGAGATTTGGAAAATCTTTATCAAATAGAGCACCAGCATTATTAATTGAAATAATAAATAGAAAATTAGAATATATTGGAAAAAATATAATAAAAATTGATACTTTTAAAGTAAAAGCTAGTCAACTAAATCATAGTACAAATGAATATGAAAAGAAAAGTCTATCAAAAAGATGGGTAGAAATATTAGGAAATAAAATACAAAGAGATTTGTATTCTGCATTTTTAATAAAGAATGTAAAAGAAAATTTAGAAGAAGTAAATATAGAAAAAGCACAAAAAGAATTTAAAAATTTTGTTAAATTGCATAATGAAGAAATTGAAAGAATAAAAAAAGGAAATGTAAAAACATTAAAATGTATGGGATTTTAA
- a CDS encoding MFS transporter, which translates to MILIKNTEEEKNGLVIANFLYNIALYSFFTLFQLIFYRKDSTLVYLSYFLVFFSIPKIFFSVYIGKLLSKYSLKKVLIISNAFLSFSIFILIIKQSIFLMILITFFYSFFSQVYKISILSYISKNIEKKIFFKMNTILFSNEALGIMIGSFIGKNLSNDILKYSVFNFLCYLTMFIIHIYFFKEEKYSKDLIEGKNYRVYFNKWQILNIIIIFFISSILALQGILLFPFLKEILKKSEEEISTLMIIQGIGMIFTTIISKKIFFDNKIKGLYRVLMKTVFIVFLSMVFYILFNSFYIVVLLFVFIEGVGISIIYSSLYSLIQIINKKTVSQFFSILNTIEGVNYVSITLITPILLKYINVKGMYYFIIFFYFILYLLIKYFLKNVHLKSK; encoded by the coding sequence ATAATATTAATTAAAAATACTGAGGAGGAAAAAAATGGGTTAGTAATAGCAAATTTTTTATATAATATTGCATTATATTCTTTTTTTACTTTATTTCAATTGATCTTTTACAGAAAAGATTCTACTTTAGTTTATTTATCATACTTTTTAGTATTTTTTTCTATACCTAAAATATTTTTTTCTGTTTATATAGGTAAATTATTATCCAAGTATAGTTTAAAAAAAGTATTAATAATTTCCAATGCATTCCTTTCTTTTTCAATTTTCATTTTAATTATAAAACAAAGTATTTTTTTGATGATTCTTATAACTTTCTTTTATTCTTTTTTTTCACAAGTTTATAAAATTTCTATTTTGTCTTACATATCAAAAAATATAGAAAAAAAAATATTTTTTAAGATGAATACAATATTATTTTCTAACGAAGCTCTTGGAATAATGATAGGGTCATTTATAGGAAAAAATTTATCAAATGATATTCTGAAATATAGTGTTTTTAATTTTCTGTGTTATTTAACAATGTTTATAATACATATATATTTTTTTAAAGAAGAAAAATACAGCAAAGATCTAATAGAAGGCAAAAATTATAGAGTATATTTTAATAAATGGCAGATATTAAATATTATTATTATATTTTTTATTTCTAGTATACTTGCATTACAAGGAATATTACTATTTCCTTTTTTGAAAGAAATATTAAAAAAGAGTGAAGAAGAAATAAGTACATTAATGATAATTCAGGGAATAGGGATGATTTTTACAACTATAATATCAAAAAAAATTTTTTTTGATAATAAAATAAAAGGGTTGTACAGAGTATTAATGAAAACAGTATTTATTGTATTTTTATCAATGGTATTTTATATTTTATTTAATTCTTTTTATATTGTAGTTCTTTTATTTGTTTTTATAGAAGGAGTAGGGATTTCAATCATATATTCCTCTTTATATTCTTTAATTCAAATAATTAATAAAAAAACAGTATCTCAATTTTTCAGTATATTAAATACAATAGAAGGAGTTAATTATGTATCTATAACTTTAATTACTCCAATATTATTAAAATATATTAATGTAAAAGGAATGTATTATTTTATAATATTTTTTTATTTTATTTTATATTTACTCATCAAATATTTTTTAAAGAATGTTCACTTAAAATCAAAATAG
- a CDS encoding radical SAM/SPASM domain-containing protein, with protein MKKEYLDKDITVFQFLKKRFLINEVDKKWLIISDKIYFLLKKYAKDKFYEKELINKINQEEFEILKNKGFFNRLNLENSKFLFIVHCTNDCNMECEYCYIKKEKERTGIDRKVSLKIIKLVEEKIRDKRINEITINFHGGEPMLFFSKILFIIKEVEKLKKNNENKKIFYRIQTNGTILNEKIIEKIKEYNIYMSVSLDGNKIDNDKKRKFINRTSAFSVIKKNISKLKKNKINFQIIATIDENVNFLEKINIFKKLRINNIKFSFLNDERMKIRYSLINQKKMLRSFLEMMEWLIEYNLKNKNKIKILNIEEIIRLLLFQKKEFLCIPGECKAGEKILSISHNGEIKKCDNYYILKNNNIEDIKNVLPLKCKKCIFLFLCNGGCPVERKFSGSKEDIMCYFKKGIYKHLLLKLIKEKYKELISLI; from the coding sequence ATGAAAAAAGAATATTTAGATAAAGATATCACAGTATTTCAGTTTTTAAAAAAAAGATTTTTAATTAATGAAGTAGATAAAAAATGGCTTATTATTTCTGATAAAATTTATTTTTTATTAAAAAAATATGCAAAGGATAAATTTTATGAAAAAGAATTAATAAATAAAATAAATCAAGAAGAGTTTGAGATTTTAAAAAATAAGGGTTTTTTTAATAGATTAAATCTAGAGAACTCAAAGTTTTTATTTATAGTACATTGTACGAATGATTGTAATATGGAATGTGAATATTGCTATATAAAAAAAGAGAAAGAGAGAACTGGAATAGATAGAAAGGTTTCTTTAAAAATTATAAAATTAGTTGAGGAAAAAATAAGAGACAAGAGAATAAATGAAATTACAATAAATTTTCATGGTGGAGAGCCCATGTTATTTTTTTCAAAGATTTTATTTATTATTAAAGAGGTAGAAAAACTTAAAAAAAATAATGAAAATAAGAAGATCTTTTATAGAATTCAAACCAATGGAACTATTTTAAATGAAAAAATTATTGAAAAAATAAAAGAATACAATATATATATGAGTGTAAGTTTAGATGGTAATAAAATAGACAATGATAAAAAAAGAAAGTTTATTAATAGAACTTCTGCCTTTTCTGTTATAAAAAAAAATATTTCAAAATTAAAGAAAAATAAAATTAACTTTCAAATTATAGCAACAATTGATGAAAATGTTAATTTTCTTGAGAAAATTAATATTTTTAAAAAATTAAGAATAAATAATATAAAGTTTTCTTTTTTGAATGATGAGAGGATGAAAATAAGATATAGTTTAATAAATCAGAAAAAAATGTTAAGAAGTTTTTTAGAAATGATGGAGTGGCTAATTGAATATAATTTAAAAAATAAAAATAAGATAAAAATACTTAATATTGAAGAAATTATTAGACTCTTATTATTTCAAAAAAAAGAATTTTTATGTATACCAGGAGAATGTAAAGCAGGAGAAAAAATACTTTCTATTTCACATAATGGAGAAATCAAAAAATGCGATAATTATTATATATTGAAAAATAATAATATAGAAGATATAAAAAATGTTTTACCATTAAAATGTAAAAAATGTATTTTTTTGTTTTTATGTAATGGTGGCTGTCCAGTAGAAAGAAAATTTTCAGGAAGTAAAGAAGATATAATGTGTTATTTTAAAAAAGGCATATATAAGCATTTATTATTAAAACTAATAAAAGAAAAATATAAAGAATTAATATCTTTGATATAA
- a CDS encoding DUF512 domain-containing protein, with protein sequence MEKSRYELVSQVGLSEPRVLHLRNLINILLNYVDFENEGKIVKVDGFSIKNMKEWLINLPTSEFIPYMESISGECSCRCKFCFEKGNPIPVSIPMQTVRKNITIDDIKYREKYYNPLEKKSLFSICSAQKEIFCNGNVLEIYKYLRDRYPKELIRMLTSGIGLNQRNISELEYLKPLIISVSINSSNLEKRKSIMKDNHPEIALNSLKILKDKKIIFVGTIVENEEFDEEYLDIEKTIKYIAKYDPYYIKVYPFGYTKFYEEREKRKINYNYKIRYKKIFDFIYNIRTKINVPILMDPLMYKDLEIKNSIEGVVKNSPAYHIGFKIRDKILKINDNNILSNFHAKHILMKYEEYFFNDMKKYQELKILIEREGNKIEFDLGKELKKLRDKDMYPYFSEGYFQNPYELPLGLYLPYPYSYSMLKNIYDFIVSNKSTAPLFITSELMYDVFKETIEKTEYFNNIDLEIIKAKNYFWGGNICISDLMTVDDYIKTIREHIKNTKKKPDLIIIPSSAFNVWKKDLKGESIFRLEYQLGIKIEILKVNAF encoded by the coding sequence ATGGAAAAAAGTCGATATGAATTAGTCTCACAAGTAGGGCTATCAGAACCAAGAGTATTACATTTAAGAAATTTGATAAATATTTTATTAAATTATGTTGATTTTGAAAATGAAGGAAAAATTGTAAAGGTAGATGGTTTTAGTATAAAAAATATGAAAGAATGGCTAATAAATTTACCAACAAGTGAATTTATTCCCTATATGGAATCAATTTCAGGAGAATGTTCTTGTAGATGTAAATTTTGTTTTGAAAAAGGAAATCCAATTCCTGTATCTATACCAATGCAAACAGTTCGTAAAAATATAACAATAGATGATATAAAGTACAGAGAAAAATATTATAACCCTTTAGAAAAAAAGAGTTTATTCTCAATTTGTTCAGCCCAAAAAGAAATTTTTTGCAATGGAAATGTTTTAGAAATATATAAATATTTAAGAGATAGATACCCTAAGGAATTAATAAGAATGTTAACATCTGGAATAGGACTTAATCAAAGAAATATTAGTGAGTTAGAATATTTAAAACCATTAATAATTTCTGTTTCAATTAATAGTTCTAATTTAGAAAAAAGAAAAAGCATTATGAAAGATAATCATCCAGAAATAGCATTAAATTCTCTAAAAATATTAAAAGACAAAAAAATAATATTTGTAGGAACTATTGTTGAAAATGAAGAATTTGATGAAGAGTACTTAGATATAGAAAAAACTATAAAGTACATAGCAAAATATGATCCATATTATATAAAAGTTTATCCATTTGGATATACAAAATTCTATGAGGAAAGAGAAAAAAGAAAAATAAATTATAATTATAAAATAAGGTATAAAAAAATTTTTGATTTTATTTATAATATAAGAACTAAAATAAATGTTCCTATATTAATGGATCCACTTATGTATAAAGATTTAGAAATAAAAAATTCTATAGAAGGAGTTGTAAAAAACTCACCAGCATATCATATAGGATTCAAAATTAGAGATAAAATTTTAAAAATTAATGATAATAATATTTTATCAAATTTTCATGCAAAACATATTTTAATGAAATATGAAGAATATTTTTTTAATGATATGAAAAAATATCAAGAATTAAAAATTTTAATAGAAAGAGAAGGAAATAAAATAGAGTTTGATTTGGGAAAAGAGTTAAAAAAATTGAGAGATAAAGACATGTATCCTTATTTTTCAGAAGGATATTTTCAAAATCCATATGAATTACCATTAGGTTTATATTTACCTTATCCCTATTCGTATTCAATGCTTAAAAATATTTATGACTTTATAGTTAGTAATAAAAGTACAGCTCCACTTTTTATAACTTCAGAATTAATGTATGATGTTTTTAAAGAGACTATAGAAAAAACAGAATATTTTAATAATATAGATTTAGAGATAATAAAAGCAAAAAATTATTTTTGGGGAGGCAATATATGTATAAGTGATCTTATGACAGTAGATGATTATATAAAGACAATAAGAGAGCACATAAAAAATACAAAGAAAAAGCCTGATTTAATAATAATACCTTCTTCAGCATTTAATGTATGGAAAAAAGATTTAAAAGGAGAGTCGATTTTTAGATTGGAATATCAACTTGGAATAAAAATTGAAATTTTAAAAGTAAATGCATTTTAA
- a CDS encoding DUF4298 domain-containing protein — MKQKERIDKMEKILNNSTKLLEELEEILNKLNEDSKNYDELVKYYYSKNWAKDKEDFEKDLLPDVEAAGVLTEDSIYDMMTTSSGLAIQMLELATKMLKR, encoded by the coding sequence ATGAAGCAAAAAGAAAGAATAGATAAAATGGAAAAAATACTTAATAATTCAACAAAATTACTTGAAGAATTAGAAGAAATTTTAAATAAATTAAATGAAGATTCTAAAAACTATGATGAGCTTGTGAAATATTATTATAGTAAGAATTGGGCAAAGGATAAGGAAGATTTTGAAAAGGATCTATTGCCAGATGTTGAAGCTGCTGGTGTTTTAACAGAAGATAGTATCTATGACATGATGACTACTAGTAGCGGATTAGCAATTCAAATGCTAGAACTTGCAACTAAAATGCTAAAAAGATAA
- a CDS encoding ABC transporter ATP-binding protein — translation MEKKDIKIVNVNKSFDGVQILKDINLTIEQGEFFSIIGPSGCGKTTLLRMIAGFISPDSGAIYLGDENIVDLPPNLRNVNTIFQKYALFPHLNVFENVAFPLRIKKTDEKTINEEVMKYLKLVGLDEHSTKKVSQLSGGQQQRVSIARALINKPGVLLLDEPLSALDAKLRQNLLIELDLIHDEVGITFIFITHDQQEALSISDRIAVMNAGKILQVGTPAEVYEAPADTFVADFLGENNFFSGKVTGIINEELAKIDLEGIGEIVIEQDKKVQIGDKVTVSLRPEKIRLSKNEITKSKNCINSVAVYVDEYIYSGFQSKYYVHLKNNKDLKFKIFLQHAAFFDDNDEKAIWWDEDAYITWDAFDGYLVEVESEKK, via the coding sequence TTGGAAAAAAAAGATATAAAAATAGTTAATGTAAACAAAAGTTTTGACGGAGTTCAAATTTTAAAAGATATTAACTTGACAATAGAACAAGGGGAGTTTTTTTCTATTATAGGACCGTCGGGTTGTGGTAAAACCACCTTATTAAGAATGATAGCTGGATTTATTTCGCCTGATAGTGGAGCTATATACCTTGGTGACGAGAATATAGTTGACCTACCACCAAATCTTAGAAACGTAAATACAATATTTCAAAAATATGCTCTTTTTCCCCATTTAAATGTTTTTGAAAATGTTGCTTTTCCTTTAAGAATAAAGAAAACAGATGAAAAAACAATAAATGAAGAAGTTATGAAATATTTAAAACTTGTTGGACTAGATGAACATAGCACAAAAAAAGTTAGTCAATTATCAGGAGGGCAACAACAAAGAGTTTCAATAGCAAGAGCCTTGATAAATAAGCCAGGGGTTTTATTACTAGATGAACCTCTATCGGCACTTGATGCAAAATTAAGACAAAATCTTTTGATAGAACTAGATTTAATTCATGATGAAGTTGGAATTACTTTTATCTTCATAACTCATGATCAACAAGAAGCTCTATCAATATCAGATAGAATAGCAGTTATGAATGCTGGAAAAATTCTACAAGTAGGAACACCTGCTGAAGTTTATGAAGCACCAGCAGACACTTTTGTTGCTGATTTCTTAGGAGAAAATAATTTCTTCAGTGGAAAAGTAACAGGAATAATAAATGAAGAATTAGCGAAGATAGACTTAGAAGGTATAGGAGAAATAGTAATAGAACAGGATAAAAAGGTACAAATTGGAGATAAGGTTACTGTTTCTTTAAGACCTGAAAAAATTAGACTTTCTAAGAATGAAATAACTAAGTCTAAAAATTGTATAAATAGTGTGGCTGTTTATGTTGATGAATATATATATTCAGGTTTCCAAAGTAAATATTATGTTCATCTAAAAAATAATAAGGACTTAAAATTTAAGATCTTCTTACAACATGCTGCCTTTTTCGATGATAATGATGAAAAAGCAATATGGTGGGACGAAGATGCATACATCACATGGGATGCTTTTGACGGCTATCTAGTGGAGGTGGAAAGTGAAAAAAAATAG
- a CDS encoding riboflavin synthase subunit alpha, with the protein MEILDKKSNRMSRANSGVSERSEFPDLQRILDFLSLRNLLSNELFFTFYYFATAFLFFNYLIFLP; encoded by the coding sequence ATGGAAATTTTAGATAAAAAATCAAATAGAATGAGCCGAGCAAATTCAGGAGTGTCTGAACGAAGTGAGTTTCCTGATTTGCAGCGAATTCTTGATTTTTTATCGTTAAGAAATTTACTCAGTAACGAACTATTTTTTACTTTTTATTATTTTGCAACAGCCTTTTTATTTTTTAACTATTTAATTTTTCTTCCATAA
- a CDS encoding ABC transporter permease → MKKNSKLGLGYSLPINIWLTLFFLIPILIILSYSFLKRSTYGGVEFKLSFETFNIFVDKVFLTILVNTIYISILITIFTVLIAIPISYYIARSRHKQELLFLIIIPFWTNFLVRIYSWIALLGNNGFVNHFLMKFHLINEPIKMLYNVPAVVVISVYTSLPFAILPLYAVVEKFDFSLLDAARDLGATNFQAFRKVFLPNIKAGIITSTIFTLIPALGSYAVPKLVGGTNSLMLGNVIAQHLTVTRNWPLASTISGALIVLTSIVLWVFSKYEEKENKVGEKNVK, encoded by the coding sequence GTGAAAAAAAATAGTAAATTAGGATTAGGTTATTCTTTACCAATAAATATTTGGTTGACTTTATTTTTTCTTATTCCTATTTTAATTATTCTTTCTTATTCTTTTTTGAAAAGAAGTACCTATGGTGGAGTAGAGTTTAAATTATCATTTGAAACATTTAATATATTTGTGGATAAGGTATTTTTAACTATACTTGTAAACACTATATACATTTCAATATTAATAACTATTTTTACTGTCTTAATAGCTATACCGATTTCATATTATATAGCTAGATCAAGACATAAACAGGAACTTCTGTTCTTAATAATCATACCTTTTTGGACAAATTTTTTAGTTAGAATATATTCTTGGATAGCTCTTTTGGGTAACAATGGTTTTGTTAATCACTTTCTTATGAAATTTCATCTGATTAATGAGCCCATAAAAATGCTATACAATGTTCCAGCTGTTGTGGTAATTTCAGTGTATACAAGTCTACCTTTTGCAATTTTACCTCTGTATGCAGTGGTAGAAAAGTTTGACTTTTCACTTTTAGATGCAGCAAGAGACTTAGGAGCAACTAACTTCCAAGCTTTTAGAAAGGTATTTCTTCCTAATATCAAAGCAGGAATAATAACTTCAACTATTTTCACTTTGATACCAGCTTTAGGTTCTTATGCAGTACCTAAATTGGTGGGAGGAACAAATTCTCTAATGCTAGGAAACGTTATAGCACAACATTTAACAGTTACAAGAAACTGGCCTTTAGCTTCAACTATTTCAGGAGCTTTAATAGTTCTAACAAGTATAGTCCTTTGGGTATTTTCAAAATATGAAGAAAAAGAAAACAAAGTAGGTGAAAAAAATGTCAAATAA
- a CDS encoding manganese efflux pump MntP, which translates to MSTIAILITALALAMDAMSLSIYQGIASTENQRKQNFIKIILTFGIFQFAMALVGSLSGSLFVHYISLYSKYISFAIFLFLGLMMLKEALKKEEMEYDEKYLDIKTLIIMGVATSLDALLVGLTYSILPFHKVLVYTVEIGIITAIISGLGFILGNKFGDILGQKSHFLGAALLIFISINTLI; encoded by the coding sequence ATGTCAACAATTGCTATTTTAATAACTGCTTTAGCACTGGCTATGGATGCTATGTCTCTTTCTATCTATCAGGGGATAGCCTCTACAGAAAATCAAAGAAAGCAAAATTTCATAAAAATAATATTAACATTTGGAATTTTTCAGTTTGCTATGGCATTAGTGGGATCGTTGTCAGGAAGTTTATTTGTTCACTATATCTCATTGTATTCAAAGTATATTTCTTTTGCAATCTTCTTATTTCTGGGACTTATGATGTTAAAAGAAGCTTTGAAAAAAGAAGAGATGGAATATGATGAAAAATACTTAGATATTAAAACTTTAATTATAATGGGAGTAGCTACAAGTTTGGATGCACTCTTGGTAGGTTTGACATATTCAATACTTCCTTTCCATAAAGTGTTGGTATATACAGTTGAAATTGGGATTATAACAGCTATAATATCAGGATTAGGATTTATACTTGGAAATAAATTTGGAGATATATTAGGACAAAAATCTCATTTTTTAGGAGCAGCACTTTTAATATTTATATCAATTAATACATTAATATAA
- the yihA gene encoding ribosome biogenesis GTP-binding protein YihA/YsxC encodes MKIKKADFVKSAVYEKDYPEQLDKMEFAFVGRSNVGKSSLINSLTSRLKLARTSKTPGRTQLINYFLINDEFYIVDLPGYGFAKVPKEMKKQWGQTMERYIASKRKKLVFVLLDIRRVPSDEDIEMLEWLEYNEMDYKIIFTKIDKLSNNERAKQLKAIKTRLVFEKEDVFFHSSLTNKGRDEILTFMEEKLNS; translated from the coding sequence ATGAAAATAAAAAAGGCTGACTTTGTAAAATCAGCAGTATATGAAAAAGATTACCCAGAACAATTAGATAAAATGGAGTTCGCTTTCGTTGGAAGATCTAATGTTGGAAAATCTTCTTTGATAAATAGTTTAACATCAAGATTGAAATTAGCAAGAACAAGTAAAACACCTGGTAGAACACAATTAATAAATTATTTCTTAATAAATGATGAGTTCTATATAGTGGATTTACCAGGTTATGGATTTGCAAAAGTTCCTAAGGAAATGAAAAAACAATGGGGACAAACGATGGAAAGGTATATTGCAAGTAAAAGAAAAAAATTAGTTTTTGTTTTGCTTGATATAAGAAGAGTTCCAAGTGATGAAGACATAGAAATGCTTGAATGGCTTGAATATAATGAGATGGACTATAAAATTATATTTACAAAGATAGATAAATTATCAAATAATGAAAGAGCTAAACAATTGAAAGCAATCAAAACAAGACTTGTTTTTGAAAAAGAAGACGTCTTCTTCCATTCGTCTTTAACAAATAAAGGTAGAGATGAAATTCTAACTTTTATGGAAGAAAAATTAAATAGTTAA